The nucleotide sequence CTGCTAAGGTGAAATTGGCTACAGCTACTCCATTTGGTGTATAGCGTAAGTCCGGATCCTTCGTCAATCTGCCGACGAGTACGACACGATTCAACATCAGAACCACTCCTTATTTTTCGTCTTCGCGAATTGCAATGTGACGAATAATGTCATCAGAGAACTTCGCTTGACGGTCGAATTCATTAATGGCGTTTTCATCGCCTTTAAAGTTAATCAATACATAGATACCATCGCGATAGTCATTGATTTCATAAGCAAGACGTTTCTTACCTACTTCTTCAACTTTTTCGATTTCCGCACCATTGTCAGAAAGGATTT is from Radiobacillus kanasensis and encodes:
- the rpsF gene encoding 30S ribosomal protein S6, encoding MRNYEIMYIVRPDIEEEAKTALVERFNKILSDNGAEIEKVEEVGKKRLAYEINDYRDGIYVLINFKGDENAINEFDRQAKFSDDIIRHIAIREDEK